A stretch of DNA from Deltaproteobacteria bacterium:
CCATGCATCTCACCTGATATATCGCATACCAACAATTTCATTTCCTCAGTCCACTTCTTAAGATGTTCCTGTACACCTGTCATTTCGATCCCCTTTTAACCATCAGACCAATATCTTTGCCGATCTTGAGCAGGCTAATGATTACGACTATAAACTCGAGTCTTCCAAGAAACATGGCAAAGATCTCGGCCCAGAGCGCACCGTCAGGCATTTGCGCTGAAGTCACCCCAACAGAAAGTCCAACGGTTCCCAGGGCGGATGCAAATTCGAAAAGAGAATCGCTCAGGTTGTAGCCGTAAGAACACAGAATTATGACGCCCAATCCGTAGGCGGCCATATAAAGGAAAACAAACATCGCTACTTGCCGAAACCTGGCGTCGTCCAAAAAAACACGCCTGTTTCCTTCCCATATCGGGAGTTCCGTGACAGCGGTTCGTGGGATAAGGTGGCGTTTGATATCCCAAAACAATAATTTAAATAGGAGATAGATACGGAACTGCTTGATCCCGCCAGCCGTGGAGCATGTGCCACCACCAATTAACATCAGGCTGATCAGAAGGATCACTCCAAAAGAGTTCCAGTTGCCATAACTGACCGTTGAGAAACCCGTGGTAGTTAACGCCGATACGGTTTCGAATACGGCGACCCGCATCGCTTTTCCAATGTGGGGGTAAAGGGTTTGGCACGTAAAAATAAATACAACTGCGGCGGATAATGGCATGAGGACGGACTGAAGGCGGACTTCACCATTTTTAAACACAAAGCGTAATTTGCCACGCCAAAGGAACCAAGCGGTTACAAAGCTCAGGTTGCCCAGCAGCATGAGCGGCAAGGTGACAGCTTCGACAGAGATTGAGTTCCAATACCCAATACTCTCAGGCCTGGTTGAGAAGCCACCTGTGGATACGGCGGCGAAAGAATGGTTCACGGCATCGAAAAGTGACATTCCCGCTACCCAATAGGCAAGGGAACCAACCATGGCATAAGCGGAATAAATGATTAAAACCAGACGAGCCGACTGCCTAACATGTGGCACAAGCTGATCGCTTCGACCCTCGGCGCTGGAAATACCAACTCCCGTGGAGCCAACGATGGCTGACATCATAATGATGGCCAACCCCGCCCCACCTGCCAGTTGGACGACGCTACGCCAAAACAGGATCATTGGACCCGCGGCAGTGACATCCACAACCGATAATCCGGTAGTTGTCCAACCGCTTACG
This window harbors:
- a CDS encoding TrkH family potassium uptake protein, with the translated sequence MREKEYLKRRYAAILSSTGVILLLSSVVMLTPLLILIPNPEESANVLSFCLPAGCLALLGGILWRLFKSESNTTLSVQEGGIIVLVSWLTVIVFSAWPFTSVLGLPFSRAIFESVSGWTTTGLSVVDVTAAGPMILFWRSVVQLAGGAGLAIIMMSAIVGSTGVGISSAEGRSDQLVPHVRQSARLVLIIYSAYAMVGSLAYWVAGMSLFDAVNHSFAAVSTGGFSTRPESIGYWNSISVEAVTLPLMLLGNLSFVTAWFLWRGKLRFVFKNGEVRLQSVLMPLSAAVVFIFTCQTLYPHIGKAMRVAVFETVSALTTTGFSTVSYGNWNSFGVILLISLMLIGGGTCSTAGGIKQFRIYLLFKLLFWDIKRHLIPRTAVTELPIWEGNRRVFLDDARFRQVAMFVFLYMAAYGLGVIILCSYGYNLSDSLFEFASALGTVGLSVGVTSAQMPDGALWAEIFAMFLGRLEFIVVIISLLKIGKDIGLMVKRGSK